From the Opitutia bacterium genome, one window contains:
- a CDS encoding O-antigen ligase family protein yields MSPPRSSRAAPSEPLSPAEMLLVVQTLGLLVAASWLGGGMAHNALPWILALTALSLPLWFARRAEGVALGCGALVPAVLWLALVGLACLNPSHELRPDGTWHERAGWWHWLPTTVDRAHTVTGALPWLAALLQGAALSGLRPPARAVRLIWAGAALNGFALATVGAGFHFLGADRMLGAFDVPEPTYFFATFYYKNHWAAYGALGSIAGAALALAHWPAALAGEPAARGRTVFFGGIALVTLCTLPLPGSRAGLLLAAAIAGGFALRAAVQLGQGRGRSGRVWGAAVLLAICLLIAGFIARFYIERGRADFARTERQFAQHAAGGMLDLRVEISRDTWRMFQARPWFGWGVGCYEIVFPVFQGPYLRDEGGRRVARVEFAHNDWLHILAEMGALGAALLLGAAGARLWQSWRRAGGAGRTALGGAGLLLLYAWIDFPFHNPAVLLLWTVLVATAGGLRRG; encoded by the coding sequence GTGTCCCCGCCCCGCTCCTCTCGCGCCGCGCCGTCCGAACCGCTCTCGCCGGCGGAAATGCTGCTCGTCGTGCAAACGCTGGGGTTGCTCGTGGCGGCTTCGTGGCTCGGCGGCGGCATGGCCCACAACGCCCTGCCGTGGATTCTCGCGCTCACGGCGCTGAGTCTTCCCCTCTGGTTCGCGCGTCGCGCGGAAGGAGTCGCGCTCGGATGCGGAGCGCTCGTCCCGGCCGTCCTCTGGCTCGCGCTCGTCGGCCTCGCCTGCCTCAACCCGAGCCACGAACTCCGTCCCGACGGCACCTGGCACGAGCGGGCCGGCTGGTGGCACTGGCTGCCCACCACGGTGGATCGAGCACATACGGTAACCGGAGCGCTGCCTTGGCTCGCCGCACTGCTCCAAGGCGCGGCGCTGTCCGGATTGCGTCCGCCCGCGCGCGCCGTGCGCCTGATCTGGGCCGGCGCGGCGTTGAACGGTTTCGCGCTCGCCACCGTGGGAGCCGGTTTTCACTTCCTCGGCGCAGACCGGATGCTCGGCGCCTTCGACGTCCCGGAGCCCACGTATTTCTTCGCGACGTTCTACTACAAGAACCACTGGGCCGCCTACGGCGCGCTCGGCAGCATCGCCGGCGCCGCGCTGGCGTTGGCGCACTGGCCGGCCGCGCTCGCCGGGGAACCGGCCGCGCGCGGCCGCACGGTGTTCTTCGGCGGCATCGCGCTGGTGACGCTGTGCACTTTGCCGCTGCCCGGCTCGCGCGCGGGCCTGTTGCTCGCGGCGGCCATCGCCGGTGGCTTCGCGCTGCGGGCCGCCGTTCAGCTCGGGCAAGGCCGCGGGCGCAGCGGGCGGGTGTGGGGGGCGGCGGTGCTGTTGGCGATCTGCCTCCTGATCGCCGGCTTCATCGCGCGTTTCTACATCGAGCGCGGGCGCGCCGACTTCGCACGGACCGAGCGTCAGTTCGCCCAACACGCGGCCGGCGGCATGCTCGATCTGCGGGTGGAAATCTCGCGCGACACGTGGCGGATGTTCCAAGCGCGACCATGGTTCGGCTGGGGCGTGGGTTGCTACGAGATCGTCTTCCCGGTCTTCCAAGGGCCGTATCTGCGCGACGAAGGAGGGCGTCGCGTCGCCCGCGTCGAGTTCGCACACAACGACTGGCTTCACATCCTGGCCGAAATGGGCGCGCTGGGTGCGGCGCTGCTGCTGGGCGCGGCGGGCGCGAGGCTGTGGCAGAGCTGGCGCCGGGCGGGTGGAGCCGGCCGCACCGCGCTCGGCGGCGCGGGGCTGTTGTTGCTCTACGCGTGGATCGATTTCCCCTTCCACAATCCCGCGGTGCTCCTGCTCTGGACGGTGCTTGTGGCAACCGCCGGCGGCCTCAGGCGTGGTTGA
- a CDS encoding glycosyltransferase family 2 protein: protein MSGQGKVPVSVLVPVRNEAENLPRCLASVAWAAEIWVVDSHSTDATAEVATRHGARVVQFAFNGTWPKKKNWALENLPFAHEWVFILDADEVLPPGAEEEFRAIVSAPVSDVAGYWINRRFRFMGRWLRHAYYPNWNLRLFRHALGRYEKITGAATESGDNEVHEHVVVRGRTARLRCEMDHYAFPSIAAFVEKHNRYSNWEARVACERGSGAAELQLAEVGWRRRVKHWVRRLPLRPWLRFAYVYFWQRGFLDGREGYYFARLHGFYEFLAVTKTEELRRGNAKEAAHDR, encoded by the coding sequence ATGAGCGGACAGGGGAAAGTTCCGGTGTCGGTGCTCGTGCCGGTGCGCAACGAGGCGGAAAATCTGCCGCGCTGCCTCGCGAGCGTCGCGTGGGCGGCGGAGATTTGGGTCGTGGATTCGCACAGCACGGACGCGACGGCCGAGGTCGCGACGCGGCACGGGGCGCGCGTGGTGCAGTTCGCCTTCAACGGCACGTGGCCCAAGAAAAAGAACTGGGCGCTCGAGAATCTGCCGTTCGCGCACGAGTGGGTTTTCATCCTCGATGCGGACGAGGTGCTGCCGCCCGGGGCGGAGGAGGAATTCCGCGCGATCGTGTCGGCGCCCGTTTCGGACGTGGCGGGATATTGGATCAACCGCCGCTTTCGTTTCATGGGGCGCTGGCTGCGGCACGCCTACTATCCGAACTGGAATCTCCGGCTGTTCCGCCACGCGCTCGGTCGTTACGAGAAGATCACCGGCGCGGCGACCGAGAGCGGGGACAACGAGGTGCACGAACACGTCGTCGTGCGCGGGCGCACGGCGCGGCTGCGCTGTGAGATGGATCACTATGCCTTCCCGTCGATCGCGGCGTTCGTCGAGAAGCACAATCGCTACTCGAACTGGGAAGCGCGCGTGGCGTGCGAGCGCGGCAGCGGCGCGGCGGAGTTGCAGCTGGCCGAGGTTGGCTGGCGGAGGCGCGTGAAGCACTGGGTGCGGCGTTTGCCGCTGCGGCCCTGGCTGCGGTTCGCCTATGTTTATTTCTGGCAGCGGGGATTTCTCGACGGTCGCGAAGGTTACTACTTCGCCCGGCTGCATGGGTTCTACGAATTTCTCGCGGTGACCAAGACCGAGGAACTGCGCCGTGGAAACGCGAAGGAGGCGGCGCATGATCGCTAG
- a CDS encoding polysaccharide biosynthesis tyrosine autokinase, with protein MARSDSSKPAKKTSSPAPVGQGSIDLRQLLIVLRTHFWVAAALTVVACSFVAWQQLSQPKLYSADASLFFERPSRVQEMRQLQDSPMDEMQITTRREQLRSIELAQRVANSFTPEEVELLTGSAEGSKNPAKSSGAGRDLVSLVRHAVSSERRPDTMLLVVSAVHTDPRAAALMANRYAEQFIRFVFDRSAAGNDAALAFLKEQADDLRKKVEASERDLQDYRQRFHLVSLEANQNIVVDNLKTLNASNTAARVARLAAEARLAQAEDLLKRDASAEQMASATGFESLGEIAKRLAELQAKRAVMAERFGRRHPAMQELAREIDALQKVRDERVKLAIASLRDQVDKARTEEKQLTDQLAEAEKESLHLDQIGVEYNTLRRSAESNRATYTQMLTRLNDATISSQLTGVNVKISEFATPPAAPFSPNPRRTLLLTLALGLAIFVGYPFAMELFFGRIRSVADVEHFLNTEVLGEIGAVRQGSDSDRAQLVRGEADETATEQFRALYSHLLLSSRIDPPKTILVTSTLPSEGKSFIAANLAQLFVAHGQRVLLIDGDFRRPVQHRNFSLPNNAGILAWLGQPRPIGPEVLKDPTLGIHEVAAGLHILRAGGSSRKTTELLSGEALPRLLEELQRHFDVLIIDTPPAGVFPDAIAFAKHCHEALFVCRFNTATRQAVRGVLERFRQADIETPGVVLNAMPSGLGGSTYYYGYAYHQSKSYGKAYSHKPAKDG; from the coding sequence ATGGCACGCTCCGACTCTTCCAAACCCGCCAAGAAAACCAGCTCTCCCGCTCCCGTCGGCCAGGGCTCGATCGATTTGCGGCAGTTGCTGATCGTGCTGCGCACCCACTTCTGGGTCGCGGCGGCGCTGACGGTTGTCGCCTGCTCGTTCGTCGCGTGGCAGCAATTGAGCCAACCCAAGCTCTACTCGGCGGATGCCTCCCTGTTCTTCGAGCGTCCGTCGCGCGTCCAGGAAATGCGGCAGTTGCAGGATTCGCCCATGGACGAGATGCAAATCACCACTCGGCGCGAACAGCTGCGGAGCATCGAGCTGGCGCAGCGCGTGGCGAATTCCTTCACGCCGGAGGAAGTCGAGTTGCTCACCGGCTCCGCCGAGGGTTCGAAGAACCCGGCGAAATCCAGCGGCGCGGGCCGCGACCTCGTGAGCCTGGTTCGGCACGCCGTGTCCTCGGAACGTCGTCCTGACACGATGCTGCTCGTCGTGAGCGCCGTGCACACCGATCCGCGTGCGGCCGCGTTGATGGCCAACCGTTACGCCGAGCAGTTCATCCGTTTCGTCTTTGATCGCAGCGCGGCGGGCAACGATGCGGCGCTCGCCTTCCTGAAGGAACAGGCGGACGACTTGCGCAAGAAAGTCGAAGCCTCGGAGCGCGATCTGCAGGACTATCGCCAGCGGTTCCACCTCGTCTCCCTCGAGGCGAACCAGAACATCGTGGTCGACAATCTCAAGACCCTCAACGCCAGCAACACGGCGGCCCGCGTGGCCCGGCTCGCCGCCGAGGCGCGTTTGGCGCAGGCGGAAGACCTGTTGAAGCGCGACGCCAGCGCGGAGCAGATGGCCTCGGCCACCGGTTTCGAAAGCCTGGGCGAAATCGCGAAACGCCTCGCGGAACTGCAGGCCAAGCGCGCCGTGATGGCCGAGCGTTTCGGCCGCCGCCACCCGGCGATGCAGGAACTGGCCCGCGAAATCGATGCGCTCCAGAAAGTCCGCGATGAACGGGTGAAGCTCGCGATCGCCAGCCTGCGCGATCAGGTCGACAAAGCCCGCACGGAGGAAAAGCAGCTCACCGATCAGCTCGCGGAGGCCGAAAAGGAGTCGCTGCACCTCGATCAGATCGGCGTTGAATACAACACGCTTCGGCGCTCCGCGGAGTCGAACCGCGCGACTTACACGCAGATGCTCACGCGCCTGAACGACGCCACGATCAGCTCGCAGTTGACGGGCGTGAACGTGAAAATTTCGGAGTTCGCGACGCCGCCCGCCGCTCCCTTCTCGCCCAACCCGCGCCGGACGCTGCTGCTGACGTTGGCCCTGGGCCTCGCGATTTTCGTGGGCTACCCGTTCGCCATGGAGCTGTTCTTCGGACGCATTCGCAGCGTCGCGGACGTGGAGCATTTCCTGAATACCGAAGTCCTCGGGGAAATCGGCGCCGTCCGCCAGGGCTCCGACAGTGATCGCGCGCAGCTGGTTCGGGGAGAGGCCGACGAGACCGCCACGGAACAATTCCGCGCGCTCTACAGCCACCTGTTGCTTTCCTCGCGGATCGATCCGCCGAAGACGATCCTCGTGACGAGCACGCTGCCGAGCGAAGGCAAGAGCTTCATCGCGGCCAACCTTGCCCAACTCTTCGTCGCCCACGGGCAGCGCGTGTTGCTCATCGACGGCGATTTCCGGCGGCCCGTGCAGCATCGGAATTTCTCGCTGCCCAACAACGCGGGTATTCTCGCCTGGCTCGGTCAGCCGCGCCCGATCGGCCCCGAGGTGCTCAAGGATCCGACGCTCGGCATCCACGAGGTCGCGGCCGGCCTGCACATCCTGCGCGCCGGAGGCAGCAGCCGGAAAACCACCGAATTGCTTTCCGGCGAAGCGCTGCCGCGTTTGCTCGAGGAACTCCAGCGCCACTTCGACGTGCTCATCATCGATACGCCGCCGGCGGGCGTGTTTCCCGACGCCATCGCGTTCGCGAAACACTGCCACGAAGCCCTGTTCGTCTGCCGCTTCAACACCGCGACGCGCCAGGCGGTGCGCGGGGTGCTGGAGCGTTTCCGGCAGGCGGATATCGAGACTCCCGGCGTGGTGCTCAATGCCATGCCTTCGGGCTTGGGCGGATCGACGTATTACTACGGCTACGCCTACCACCAGTCGAAGAGCTACGGCAAAGCCTACTCCCACAAGCCGGCGAAGGACGGCTGA
- a CDS encoding exopolysaccharide biosynthesis polyprenyl glycosylphosphotransferase, which translates to MLDRRSAGLASIHSFLVAAEAAGLWLVMAEGAPLVRGKQFTTLLPHASYPLAIASAVLLTMGSAWAVKSELAVLGWGRSLQLAAKQLVIIAGTVFTVVVGFKDPGISRLFLASYFPILGLLLVLVNRFQPVLLRQSLFGGRSRMPTLVMGDGRQFPDMRRWLEAGAPLGLQPIGRVRYAGELPNLPELPEVGQFEDLRATILATGAQQVLMLNLPKHAEDFDHLVRACAATGCRLLVQNDLAFRLAHPLRQFVQDGYSFMAFQDEPLENPVLRGVKRGMDIAISLPVVLFILPPLGLMVWLMQRRQAPGPLFYRQPRSGRAGREFMVLKFRTMYATAEGQGQTSPGDIRVFRFGRFLRRTSLDEMPQFWNALRGDMSVVGPRPHYVRHDSEFADAVEVYRMRFFVKPGITGLAQSHGLRGEMRTPDAISARLQLDLFYIHNWSVWLDCVIIWRTIRQILRPPSGAC; encoded by the coding sequence ATGCTTGATCGCCGCAGCGCTGGCTTGGCCAGCATTCACAGTTTCCTCGTCGCCGCCGAAGCGGCAGGCCTCTGGCTGGTCATGGCGGAGGGGGCGCCTTTGGTTCGTGGGAAGCAGTTTACGACGCTCCTGCCGCACGCGTCCTATCCTCTGGCGATCGCGAGCGCGGTTTTGCTGACGATGGGCTCGGCGTGGGCGGTGAAGAGCGAACTCGCCGTCCTCGGGTGGGGGAGGTCGTTGCAGTTGGCGGCGAAGCAACTCGTCATCATTGCGGGCACCGTTTTCACCGTCGTCGTCGGATTCAAGGACCCAGGCATCAGCCGCCTGTTCTTGGCTTCATACTTTCCGATCCTCGGCTTGTTGCTCGTGCTGGTGAACCGATTCCAGCCGGTGTTGTTGAGGCAGTCGCTGTTTGGCGGCCGCTCGCGTATGCCGACGCTGGTCATGGGTGACGGGCGCCAGTTTCCCGACATGCGTCGCTGGCTCGAAGCGGGTGCGCCGCTGGGATTGCAGCCAATCGGACGGGTGCGCTACGCGGGGGAGTTGCCGAATCTGCCCGAGCTGCCCGAGGTGGGGCAGTTCGAGGATTTGCGGGCGACGATTTTGGCCACCGGTGCGCAGCAGGTGCTGATGCTGAACCTTCCGAAACACGCGGAAGATTTCGACCATCTCGTGAGGGCCTGCGCGGCGACGGGTTGCCGCCTGCTGGTGCAGAACGATCTCGCGTTCCGGCTGGCGCATCCGCTGCGGCAATTCGTGCAGGATGGCTACAGCTTCATGGCGTTTCAGGATGAGCCTCTGGAGAATCCGGTTTTGCGCGGAGTGAAACGCGGCATGGACATCGCCATCTCGCTCCCTGTCGTCCTCTTCATTTTGCCACCCCTCGGACTCATGGTGTGGCTGATGCAGCGGCGGCAGGCGCCGGGACCGCTGTTTTATCGGCAGCCGCGGTCGGGTCGTGCCGGACGCGAGTTCATGGTGCTGAAATTCCGGACGATGTATGCGACGGCGGAGGGGCAGGGGCAAACCTCGCCGGGAGACATTCGGGTCTTTCGCTTCGGGAGGTTCCTCCGACGCACCAGCCTCGACGAGATGCCGCAGTTTTGGAATGCGTTGCGCGGCGACATGAGCGTCGTCGGTCCGCGTCCGCATTACGTGCGTCACGACTCGGAATTCGCCGACGCCGTGGAAGTTTACCGCATGCGGTTCTTCGTGAAGCCCGGCATCACCGGTCTCGCTCAATCGCACGGGTTGCGCGGCGAGATGCGGACTCCGGACGCCATCAGCGCGCGCCTGCAGCTCGACCTTTTCTACATTCACAACTGGAGCGTCTGGCTCGACTGCGTGATCATCTGGCGAACGATTCGGCAGATTCTCCGGCCGCCTTCCGGTGCGTGCTAA
- a CDS encoding anaerobic sulfatase maturase: MPTPSRLTAPPAERPFHLLAKPGGALCNLGCEYCFYLEKTHLYPGAKNFRMSPAVLEAYVRDYIAAQPVPVVNFAWQGGEPTLLGVDFFREVVALQRRYADGRKIENALQTNGTLLDDTWGEFLAENQFLVGISIDGPRELHDAYRVDKGQRPTFDAVMAGLGVLKKHRVEFNTLTTVHRRNSPFPVLVYRFLREIGSGYIQFIPIIERTAPKAGAPDGLWLAPPPDHPGMENYDEHVMPWSVRPGDYGDFLCRIFDEWVEHDVGRVFVQQFDAALANWAGEPAGVCIYSEKCGGALAIEHNGDIYSCDHYVYPRYRLGNLLNESLASMVDAPAQRQFGEAKSATLPKYCRDCTVRFACHGECPKHRFLQTPDGEPGLNYLCAGYRKFYRHIDPAMSTMLELLRDRRAPAEIMRLPRARWSSARRAKSGSATR; encoded by the coding sequence ATGCCAACGCCGAGCCGTCTCACCGCGCCGCCTGCCGAGCGCCCGTTCCACCTGTTGGCCAAGCCCGGCGGCGCGCTCTGCAACCTCGGTTGCGAATACTGCTTCTACCTCGAGAAGACGCATCTCTACCCGGGCGCGAAGAATTTCCGCATGTCGCCCGCCGTGCTCGAAGCTTACGTTCGCGACTACATCGCCGCGCAGCCGGTGCCGGTGGTGAACTTCGCCTGGCAGGGCGGCGAACCGACATTGCTCGGCGTGGATTTCTTCCGCGAGGTCGTGGCGCTTCAGCGGCGCTACGCCGACGGCCGGAAAATCGAAAATGCGCTGCAAACCAACGGCACGCTGCTCGACGACACTTGGGGCGAGTTCCTCGCCGAGAATCAATTTTTGGTCGGCATCAGCATCGATGGGCCGCGCGAACTGCACGATGCCTATCGCGTCGACAAAGGGCAGCGACCGACCTTCGACGCGGTGATGGCCGGTCTCGGCGTGCTCAAGAAGCACCGTGTCGAGTTCAACACGCTCACCACGGTGCATCGGCGGAATTCGCCGTTTCCGGTGCTCGTCTACCGGTTCCTCCGTGAAATCGGCTCGGGATATATCCAGTTCATCCCAATCATCGAGCGGACGGCACCGAAGGCCGGGGCGCCGGACGGGCTTTGGCTCGCGCCACCGCCCGATCATCCTGGGATGGAGAACTACGACGAGCACGTCATGCCGTGGAGCGTGCGCCCGGGCGACTACGGTGACTTCCTGTGCCGCATCTTCGACGAGTGGGTCGAGCATGACGTCGGTCGGGTGTTCGTGCAGCAGTTCGACGCCGCGCTGGCCAACTGGGCGGGCGAACCGGCCGGCGTCTGCATCTACTCGGAGAAATGCGGCGGCGCGCTCGCGATCGAGCACAACGGCGATATCTACAGCTGCGACCACTACGTCTATCCGCGCTACCGGCTCGGCAACCTGCTCAACGAGTCGCTCGCGTCCATGGTCGATGCGCCCGCGCAGCGCCAGTTCGGCGAGGCGAAGTCGGCCACGCTGCCGAAATATTGCCGCGACTGCACGGTGCGTTTCGCCTGCCACGGCGAGTGCCCGAAACACCGCTTCCTCCAGACGCCGGACGGTGAACCGGGACTGAACTACCTGTGCGCCGGCTACCGGAAATTCTACCGGCACATCGATCCCGCGATGAGCACGATGCTGGAGCTGCTGCGCGATCGACGCGCGCCGGCGGAGATCATGCGTCTGCCGCGTGCGCGTTGGTCGAGCGCACGGCGGGCGAAGAGCGGCAGCGCCACGCGCTGA
- a CDS encoding FecR domain-containing protein has product MNSRKILASLVLFLGCTLAVFGAPSATVLTVKGTVSTGSHQSLQPGAALPVGAVIQTGSGAEVSLRFFDGTVANVLADSELTIERLDAEVQGGHNAKETTTLNLQRGTVVASLDPAKKGITNFSVRTPRGIAVAKGTVFAVRVTQDKANATVGTMSGVVTFITDRGEISVAFGQASSGGAAQTVAEAVAADPSLASVFLEAAVSVANAIGQGAITNTAGTPNLVEGVLAAVVKVAAEANPNSTGEIVRAVTGAVGSGNAGLVAVATSAAGAPAADAGKGGDNNGGNATILPALDQTQVVVSPSRN; this is encoded by the coding sequence ATGAACTCCCGCAAAATCCTCGCTTCATTGGTTCTTTTCCTCGGTTGCACGCTCGCCGTGTTTGGCGCCCCCAGTGCCACCGTGCTGACGGTCAAAGGCACCGTTTCGACCGGTTCGCATCAATCTCTGCAACCGGGCGCCGCTCTGCCGGTTGGCGCCGTGATTCAGACCGGCTCCGGCGCCGAAGTCTCGCTCCGCTTTTTCGATGGCACCGTCGCCAACGTCCTCGCGGATAGCGAGCTCACGATCGAGCGTCTCGATGCCGAGGTCCAGGGTGGCCACAACGCCAAGGAGACGACGACCCTGAATCTCCAGCGTGGCACCGTGGTTGCCAGCCTCGATCCGGCGAAAAAGGGCATCACCAATTTCAGCGTGCGCACGCCGCGCGGCATCGCTGTGGCCAAGGGCACGGTCTTCGCGGTGCGCGTCACCCAAGACAAGGCCAACGCGACCGTCGGCACGATGAGCGGTGTGGTGACTTTCATCACCGATCGCGGCGAGATCAGCGTGGCCTTCGGCCAAGCCTCCTCCGGTGGCGCCGCCCAGACGGTGGCGGAGGCGGTGGCGGCTGATCCCTCGCTCGCCAGTGTTTTCCTCGAAGCGGCCGTGTCCGTCGCCAATGCGATTGGCCAGGGCGCCATCACCAACACGGCCGGCACGCCGAATCTCGTCGAGGGCGTGCTCGCGGCCGTCGTCAAGGTCGCCGCTGAAGCGAACCCGAACTCCACCGGCGAAATCGTGCGCGCGGTGACCGGTGCGGTGGGCAGCGGCAACGCCGGCCTCGTCGCCGTCGCGACCTCCGCGGCCGGCGCTCCGGCCGCCGACGCGGGCAAGGGTGGCGACAACAACGGTGGCAATGCGACGATTCTCCCGGCGCTCGATCAGACCCAAGTGGTCGTCAGTCCGTCGCGGAACTGA
- a CDS encoding ClcB-like voltage-gated chloride channel protein translates to MTFDRLYDASLQHLLKLLRWRVWLQEKLQPTEWQVTLLWAAVAGVLGALAALAFTSLTEGTHRLLTGSRAGIVESMRLLPWWAVLGVPTLGGLLTGAILRVGQKLLPGQSSTDYMEAISLGSGRLPVRASLTKIGAALFAIGSGASIGREGPLVQLAALLASLIGRWRRLPPPRARLLIACGGAAGIASAYNAPIGGSFFIAEIILGTIAMENLGPLVVSAVAAALTLRTLTNAAQLYAVPAFHLGSLWEIGPYVLLGLLTGSLAPLFLRSLRRAEAFFVGLRLPLVLRLGLGGLLVGLVAMRIPEVCGNGYIVVVDILNGEIGWGMLILVLACKWLATAASFGSGAPGGVFTPSLFMGASGGFLFGTAVHALWPAAAGDPRAFGLVGMGAFLGAVCHAPLMAIIMLFEMTLTYDIVLPLMLCTVIAYYTAKGLGSHSLYSESLRRKAAEQPAGKTWEGQAVAAFMRSDPPCILHDARLADIARLFLSERVNNLYVVTRERKFLGVVALHDIKPFLSEPAMAHVVIASDILHDDFPCVRIGESLGEALGRFLGVRAERLPVLASDGRLVGSLAKSDLLLALVELQKRPPAPAPTIAGATASGPLAEEPATMRT, encoded by the coding sequence ATGACTTTCGACCGACTCTACGACGCCAGTCTGCAGCACCTGCTCAAGCTGCTGCGCTGGCGCGTGTGGTTGCAGGAAAAACTGCAGCCCACCGAGTGGCAGGTGACGCTGCTGTGGGCGGCAGTGGCGGGCGTGCTCGGCGCCCTCGCCGCCCTCGCGTTCACGAGCCTGACCGAAGGGACGCACCGCCTGCTCACCGGCTCGCGCGCGGGCATCGTGGAGTCGATGCGCCTGCTCCCGTGGTGGGCCGTGCTCGGCGTGCCCACGCTCGGCGGCCTGCTCACCGGAGCAATCCTTCGGGTCGGACAGAAGCTGCTGCCGGGGCAGAGTTCGACCGACTACATGGAGGCGATCTCGCTCGGATCAGGACGCCTGCCGGTGCGTGCGAGTCTGACGAAGATTGGCGCCGCGCTCTTCGCGATCGGCTCTGGTGCCTCGATCGGTCGCGAGGGTCCGCTCGTGCAACTCGCGGCGTTGCTCGCCTCGCTCATCGGGCGCTGGCGCCGCCTGCCCCCGCCGCGCGCCCGCCTGCTGATCGCCTGCGGCGGTGCGGCCGGCATCGCTTCCGCCTACAACGCGCCCATCGGCGGCTCGTTCTTCATCGCGGAAATCATCCTCGGCACGATCGCGATGGAAAACCTCGGGCCGCTCGTCGTGTCCGCCGTCGCCGCCGCGCTGACCTTGCGGACGCTGACGAACGCCGCCCAGCTCTACGCGGTGCCGGCATTCCATCTCGGCTCGCTCTGGGAAATCGGACCTTACGTGCTACTCGGGCTGCTGACGGGCTCGCTCGCCCCGCTGTTCCTCCGTTCGTTGCGCCGGGCGGAAGCATTCTTCGTCGGCCTGCGCCTGCCGTTGGTGCTGCGCCTCGGCTTGGGCGGGTTGCTGGTGGGACTCGTCGCCATGCGGATTCCCGAGGTCTGCGGCAACGGCTACATCGTCGTCGTCGACATCCTGAACGGCGAGATCGGCTGGGGGATGCTGATCCTGGTCCTCGCCTGCAAGTGGCTCGCCACCGCCGCCTCGTTCGGTTCGGGCGCACCGGGCGGCGTTTTCACGCCTTCGCTTTTCATGGGAGCCAGCGGCGGATTTCTCTTCGGCACGGCGGTGCACGCGCTCTGGCCAGCCGCCGCCGGCGATCCACGCGCGTTCGGACTCGTCGGCATGGGGGCGTTTCTCGGCGCGGTCTGCCACGCTCCGCTCATGGCGATCATCATGCTCTTCGAGATGACTCTAACCTACGACATCGTGCTGCCGCTCATGCTTTGCACCGTGATCGCCTACTACACCGCCAAGGGGCTCGGGAGCCACTCGCTCTACAGCGAATCACTCCGGCGCAAAGCCGCCGAGCAGCCCGCCGGAAAAACTTGGGAAGGTCAGGCCGTCGCAGCTTTCATGCGGAGCGATCCGCCCTGCATCCTCCACGACGCGCGCCTGGCAGATATCGCGCGGCTTTTCCTCTCCGAGCGGGTCAACAATCTCTACGTCGTGACGCGCGAGCGGAAATTTCTCGGCGTCGTCGCGTTGCACGACATCAAGCCATTCCTCAGCGAACCGGCGATGGCGCACGTCGTCATCGCCAGCGACATTCTCCACGACGATTTTCCGTGCGTGCGTATCGGCGAATCGCTCGGCGAAGCGTTGGGACGCTTCCTCGGCGTGCGGGCGGAGCGGTTGCCCGTGCTGGCGAGCGACGGCCGACTGGTCGGCAGCCTGGCGAAGAGCGACCTGCTGCTTGCTCTCGTCGAACTGCAAAAGCGCCCCCCCGCGCCAGCGCCGACGATCGCGGGCGCCACTGCGTCCGGGCCGCTCGCGGAGGAGCCTGCGACGATGCGCACCTAA
- a CDS encoding WecB/TagA/CpsF family glycosyltransferase, producing MRVLGVDFFAGSLEEAVEFIAEGGLLTAPSGIGMAEDLVRSPSYRRALTRSDLVLTDSGLLVTMWQLRTGQRLPRHSGLKFLRRWFERPEMRKPGAACWVMPSVGDAARARAWLETMGVPTAEEDFYVAPWYGEGELVDERLRAHLEARRPALVYLGIGGGVQERLGCYLREQLSYRPTILCLGAALAFLTGAQVAIPVWVDRARLGWLWRVLSHPRRFAGRYLRAMKLVWLVMRDGEAFPQLRGSTRVGEKP from the coding sequence GTGCGCGTGCTGGGCGTGGATTTTTTTGCCGGCTCGCTTGAGGAGGCGGTGGAGTTCATCGCGGAAGGCGGTTTGCTCACGGCGCCGTCGGGTATCGGCATGGCGGAGGATCTCGTGCGCTCGCCCTCGTATCGGCGGGCACTGACCAGGAGCGATCTCGTGCTCACCGACTCGGGGCTTTTGGTCACGATGTGGCAGCTGCGCACCGGCCAAAGGTTGCCGCGGCATTCGGGGCTGAAATTCCTGCGCCGATGGTTCGAGCGACCGGAAATGCGCAAGCCGGGCGCGGCCTGTTGGGTGATGCCGAGCGTGGGCGATGCCGCGCGCGCTCGGGCGTGGCTGGAAACGATGGGGGTGCCGACGGCCGAGGAGGACTTCTATGTGGCGCCGTGGTATGGCGAGGGTGAGCTCGTCGACGAGCGCCTGCGCGCACATTTGGAAGCGCGGCGGCCGGCGCTGGTCTACCTCGGCATTGGTGGCGGGGTGCAGGAGCGGCTGGGCTGTTACCTGCGCGAACAGCTGAGCTACCGTCCCACCATCCTTTGCCTCGGAGCGGCGCTGGCTTTCCTGACCGGAGCGCAAGTGGCGATTCCGGTCTGGGTGGATCGCGCCCGGCTGGGTTGGCTGTGGCGTGTCTTGTCTCATCCGCGGCGGTTTGCCGGCCGATATCTTCGCGCGATGAAGTTGGTTTGGCTCGTTATGAGAGACGGAGAGGCGTTCCCGCAATTAAGAGGCTCGACGCGAGTAGGAGAAAAACCCTAG